One stretch of Astatotilapia calliptera chromosome 3, fAstCal1.2, whole genome shotgun sequence DNA includes these proteins:
- the LOC113019604 gene encoding DNA ligase 1-like has product MSLKSWFGFSVSPENLTSSPVICIGVVGTVVSGAVLLVKYKKTQAELKRKDEETEVLKNEKDLQTLKTELEDSKSELKDKADEVMKLRAEKNRSTENEKELQTMKLKIEDKNKELNDEVSTLQRLLNKEEQKRRDIEMDVQSLKTKVETKDKELKEKEAELSKLRAEKNRREQDEKELQTINRKLEAEKKELNDELAEVRNQLREQQQKKKDAEITVETLKKGLETNSTKVNDLEAELLEVRAEKNRREQDVKELQTINVKLEADKKELNEEVAKLKQMRGK; this is encoded by the exons ATGAGCCTGAAAAGCTGGTTTGGATTCTCAGTCAGCCCAG AGAATTTGACTTCTTCTCCGGTCATCTGCATCGGTGTTGTCGGTACTGTTGTCTCGGGGGCCGTTCTTCTTGTCAAATACAag aagaCACAAGCTGAACTCAAGAGGAAGGATGAGGAGACTGAGGTGCTCAAAAATGAG AAAGACCTACAGACCCTGAAGACAGAGCTCGAGGACAGCAAATCAGAG TTAAAAGACAAAGCAGATGAAGTCATGAAGCTCCGTGCTGAGAAAAATAGgagcacagaaaatgaaaaggaaCTGCAAACCATGAAGCTGAAGATTGAGGACAAGAATAAAGAG CTGAATGATGAAGTATCAACACTACAACGTCTACTTAataaagaggagcagaagaggagggaTATTGAGATGGACGTGCAatccctgaaaacaaaggtggagACCAAAGATAAAGAG ttaaaagaaaaagaggctgAACTCTCGAAGCTCCGTGCCGAGAAAAATAGAAGAGAACAAGATGAGAAGGAGCTGCAGACCATAAATAGGAAGCTTGAAGCCGAGAAGAAAGAG CTGAATGATGAACTAGCTGAAGTTCGAAATCAGCTCAgggaacagcagcagaagaagaaggatgCTGAGATAACTGTAGAGACACTGAAGAAAGGGCTTGAAACCAACAGTACAAAG GTCAACGATCTAGAGGCTGAACTCTTGGAGGTCCGTGCTGAAAAAAATAGAAGAGAACAAGATGTGAAGGAGCTGCAGACCATAAATGTGAAGCTCGAAGCCGACAAGAAAGAG TTAAATGAAGAAGTAGCTAAATTAAAGCAGATGCGTGGGAAATAG
- the LOC113019608 gene encoding ladderlectin-like — protein sequence MKLLTVSALLCVMMAMSTVAAQRCRGCPNGWSRIHRRCFLYVPRAMNWATAERNCLSMGANLASVHTSAEHQLIQRLTAHNGYGVTWVGGTDASGEGIWLWSDGSRFNYQNWCGGEPNNYLKQDCLQINYSGSKCWDDQHCHVNLPSICARKISRRWVGTEA from the exons ATGAAGCTGTTGACTGTGTCTGCACTTCTTTGTGTGATGATGGCTATGTCCACTGTTGCTG CACAGAGGTGCAGGGGTTGTCCGAATGGTTGGTCTCGGATCCATCGTCGCTGCTTTCTCTATGTTCCAAGAGCCATGAATTGGGCTACAGCTGAG AGAAACTGCCTGTCCATGGGAGCAAACCTTGCATCTGTGCACACCAGCGCAGAGCACCAGCTGATTCAGAGGCTGACTGCCCATAATGGCTACGGAGTAACTTGGGTTGGAGGAACTGATGCATCtggg GAGGGTATTTGGTTGTGGAGTGATGGGAGCCGTTTCAACTATCAAAACTGGTGCGGAGGAGAGCCCAATAATTATTTGAAACAGGATTGTCTGCAGATAAATTATAGCG GTTCCAAATGTTGGGATGATCAGCACTGTCATGTTAATCTGCCATCTATCTGTGCCAGGAAAATATCAAGACGCTGGGTCGGCACTGAAGCATGA